The following nucleotide sequence is from bacterium.
GCGACGAGGTGCTACGCACGCTCGGCGCGCAGGGTATCCCGGCGCGTGTCTACTTCCCGCCCATCCATCTCCAGCCGTACCATCGCGGCGTGCTCGGTGCGGCGCCCGGCGACTTCCCGGTCGCCGAGGCGGCCGGCGCCACCTGCCTCGCGCTGCCCTTCTCGGGCCGCATGCGCGAGGCCCAGGTCGACGAGGTGTGCGGCGCGCTCGCCGAGGCCCTGCACGGCGCGGCGCCGCGGCGCGCGAGCGCCTGAACGCCCGTGTGACAGGAGGAGGTCTCCACCCGATGCCCGTGTCCAATCCGTCGTTCTTCCGCCGCCATCCGCGCCTCTTCGGCCTGCTCGCGTCGTGCGAGCTGGCCGCACTGGCCTACCTCGGCGCCTTCCTGCTCCGCTTCGACCTCGCGCTGCCGCCCACGTACGGCGCCGTGCTGCTCGCGACGCTGCCCGGGCTGCTCGCGTGCAAGCTCGCCGGCTTCGCCGCCGTCGGGCTCTTCGGGCGCTCGTGGCGTCACGTCGGCATGCGCGACCTCGAAGCGATCCTGCTCGGCAACCTGGCCGGCTCGGGCCTCTTCCTCGCGCTCATGGTGCTCGGGCGCGGTCTCGAGGACTTCCCGCGCGCGGTCTTCCCGCTCGACCTCATCCTGTGCACCGGCCTCGTCGCCGGCGTTCGGCTCGGGCTGCGCGCGGTGGGCGAGGGGCGGCGGCGGCGCGCGCCGCGCCGCGTGGAGACGCTCGTGCTCGTCGTCGGCGCGGGCGAGACCGGCATGCGCCTCGTCGAGGAGATCGAGCAGCGCGATCACCTGCGCCTCGCGCCGGTCGGCTTCGTCGACGACGATCCGGGCAAGCAAGGGCTCTGCATCGGCGGCGTGCCGGTGCTCGGCCCGCTCGAGGCGCTGCCCGCGCTGGTGCGCCGCCACGAGGTGGGCGAGGTGCTGGTCGCGATCCCGTCGGCGACGGGTTCGCTCCTGAAGCGCATCGTCCAGGGCTGCCGCGAGGCCGGCGTGCGGCACCGCGTGGTGCCGACGCTGGGCTCGCTCGTCGAGGGTCGCGTCGTGGTGACGCAGATGCGCGAGGTGAAGGTCGACGACCTCCTCGCGCGGGCGCCCGTCCGCCTCGACCTGCCCGGCGTGCGCGAGCAGATCGCCGGCCGGCGCGTGCTGGTGACCGGCGCCGCCGGCTCGATCGGCTCCGAGCTGTGCCGCCAGCTGGCCGGCTACGGCCCCGAGCGCCTCGTCCTCTACGACCGCCACGAGAACGGCATGTTCGCGCTCGAGATGGAGCTGCGCGCCCGCTTCCCGCAGGTGCGGCTCGAGCCCGTCCTCGGCGACGTGCTGCTCCCCGACCAGCTCGACGCCGTCTTCGGCGCGCATCGCCCCGAGCGCGTGTTCCACGCCGCCGCCTACAAGCACGTGCCGCTGGCGGAGCGGAACGTGCTGGAGGCCGTGCGCAACAACGTCGTCGGCACGCGCAACGTCGCCCAGGCGGCGCTCGCGCACGGCACCCGCGAGATGCTGCTCGTCTCCACCGACAAGGCGGTGCGGCCGACGAGCGTCATGGGGGTCACGAAGCGCGTCGCGGAGATGGTCGTACGCGGGCTCGGCGGGCGCGGCTGCCGCTTCGTGGCGGTGCGCTTCGGCAACGTGCTGGGCTCGAACGGCAGCGTCGTGCCGCTCTTCCGCGAGCAGATCGCGCGCGGCGGGCCGGTGACGGTCACCGATCCCGACGTCACGCGCTACTTCATGACCATCCCCGAGGCGACGCAGCTGATCCTCCAGGCGGCGGGGCTCGGCGGCGGCGGCGAGATCTTCATCCTCGAGATGGGCGATCCGGTGCGCATCGCCGACCTCGCGCGCAACATGATCCGCCTCTCGGGCTTCGAGCCCGACGAGGACGTCCCGCTCGTCTTCACCGGGCTGCGCCCCGGCGAGAAGATGCACGAGGAGCTGGTCGACGACGGCGAGGCAACGCTGCCGACGCCGAACGACCGCATCCGCGTGCTCGAGGCCAACCCGGTGCCGCGGCTCGCCGAATGGCTGCCGACGCTGGAGGCGTGCGTGCGCACGGGCGACGTCGGCACGACCGTGCGCCTGCTCCAGGTGCTCGTCCCCGGCTACCGGCCGAGCCCGGAGCTGCCCACCGCGCCGCTGCGCGCCGGCGCGCGGCCGGGCGCGCGAACGAGCGCGGCCCCGTCAGAAGT
It contains:
- a CDS encoding polysaccharide biosynthesis protein — translated: MPVSNPSFFRRHPRLFGLLASCELAALAYLGAFLLRFDLALPPTYGAVLLATLPGLLACKLAGFAAVGLFGRSWRHVGMRDLEAILLGNLAGSGLFLALMVLGRGLEDFPRAVFPLDLILCTGLVAGVRLGLRAVGEGRRRRAPRRVETLVLVVGAGETGMRLVEEIEQRDHLRLAPVGFVDDDPGKQGLCIGGVPVLGPLEALPALVRRHEVGEVLVAIPSATGSLLKRIVQGCREAGVRHRVVPTLGSLVEGRVVVTQMREVKVDDLLARAPVRLDLPGVREQIAGRRVLVTGAAGSIGSELCRQLAGYGPERLVLYDRHENGMFALEMELRARFPQVRLEPVLGDVLLPDQLDAVFGAHRPERVFHAAAYKHVPLAERNVLEAVRNNVVGTRNVAQAALAHGTREMLLVSTDKAVRPTSVMGVTKRVAEMVVRGLGGRGCRFVAVRFGNVLGSNGSVVPLFREQIARGGPVTVTDPDVTRYFMTIPEATQLILQAAGLGGGGEIFILEMGDPVRIADLARNMIRLSGFEPDEDVPLVFTGLRPGEKMHEELVDDGEATLPTPNDRIRVLEANPVPRLAEWLPTLEACVRTGDVGTTVRLLQVLVPGYRPSPELPTAPLRAGARPGARTSAAPSEVEPLRRVRA